From a single Nostoc edaphicum CCNP1411 genomic region:
- a CDS encoding threonine dehydratase: protein MFRLTQTVRNLFLRLQGLFGVLFKSVSNSVGNLFGFFAKLFGFSSSGYFLESDEVQSIKQASAKKPIETNRDNTPKIPTTNRRRSNAKIDDYYLNMARDVKKN, encoded by the coding sequence ATGTTTCGTTTAACTCAAACTGTTCGGAACTTGTTCCTTCGTCTTCAAGGCTTGTTTGGTGTTCTATTCAAAAGTGTTTCCAATTCCGTAGGAAATTTATTTGGTTTTTTTGCCAAGCTGTTCGGATTTAGTAGTTCTGGTTATTTCTTGGAATCTGATGAAGTGCAAAGTATAAAACAAGCTTCTGCAAAAAAGCCAATTGAAACGAATCGGGATAACACTCCTAAAATTCCTACCACTAACCGCCGTCGTTCTAATGCCAAAATTGACGACTACTACCTCAACATGGCTCGTGATGTGAAAAAGAATTAA
- a CDS encoding TspO/MBR family protein: MNKSNNSGIVEQFVNAVMGVKTLNQQQFPNTSIVNTQELDVRAVLVYTLGTVLQIVVMVLVLLGMEKIVMLIDSNSSFPNWFSTFLTGLFFALLSIRSRIFSLLDNTRSRQTYDQVIRPRWSPPPLVFPIVWMIIAVLRVISSVLVWQQMNHQFLVLPLILFVVHLALGDTWNTIFTVERRLGAAVPVVILGPWLSALVVTAIYWQTNPVAGMTLSFSCVWLTVAAVLVFRIWQLNGSEPLYPLKLTPVEK; the protein is encoded by the coding sequence ATGAATAAATCAAATAATAGTGGAATAGTTGAACAATTTGTAAATGCAGTGATGGGGGTAAAAACTCTTAATCAACAACAGTTTCCAAATACATCAATAGTTAATACACAAGAACTAGATGTTAGAGCAGTTTTAGTTTATACACTAGGGACTGTCCTACAAATAGTAGTCATGGTTCTTGTGTTGCTGGGAATGGAAAAAATAGTAATGTTGATTGATAGCAATTCTTCTTTTCCCAATTGGTTTAGCACTTTCTTAACCGGATTATTTTTTGCTCTATTAAGTATCCGTTCACGAATTTTTTCTCTTTTAGATAATACCCGTTCTCGTCAGACTTATGACCAGGTAATCAGACCAAGATGGTCTCCTCCACCTTTAGTATTTCCCATAGTTTGGATGATAATTGCCGTTTTACGGGTAATTTCTTCTGTATTGGTTTGGCAGCAAATGAATCACCAATTTTTAGTGCTGCCTTTAATTTTGTTTGTGGTGCATCTGGCTTTGGGGGATACTTGGAATACGATTTTTACTGTAGAACGGAGATTAGGTGCTGCTGTTCCTGTGGTTATTTTAGGCCCTTGGTTATCTGCTTTAGTGGTGACGGCAATTTATTGGCAAACTAATCCTGTAGCGGGAATGACTTTATCATTTTCTTGTGTATGGCTAACTGTAGCTGCTGTATTGGTATTTAGAATTTGGCAATTAAATGGATCTGAGCCATTGTATCCTTTAAAACTAACACCTGTGGAAAAATAA
- a CDS encoding B12-binding domain-containing radical SAM protein, whose protein sequence is MNVLLLYPRFPKSFWSFEKTLALLDRKAMLPPLGLVTVAAILPQEWNFKLVDRNVRVCTEAEWAWADLVIMSAMIVQKEDLLSQILEAKQRGKQVAVGGPFPTALPNEMTSAGADYLILDEGEITLPLFVAAIARGDRTGIFRSGGEKPDVTNTPTPRFDLLEFEAYAEMSVQFSRGCPFQCEFCDIIVLYGRKPRTKNPGQILAELDYLYQLGWRRSIFMVDDNFIGNKRNVKLFLKSLLPWMVEHNYPFSFATEASVDLAQDQELMDLMVACNFGAVFLGIETPDEESLTFTQKYQNTRDSLSEAVNKITRSGLRVMAGFIIGFDGEKAGAGARIVKFVEQTAIPTALFSMLQALPDTALWHRLEKEGRLRNKSANINQTTLMNFVPTRPLEDIAREYVQAFCDLYEPERFLERTYKHFRLLGEATYPKKGKGAKKPLNWKVLRALLVICWRQGLLRQTRWQFWRNLWNMYQHNRGGVSSYLAVCAQIEHFLEYRQIVRDEIEAQVAEFLEAEARVKPEAEVMEVLGSVKK, encoded by the coding sequence ATGAATGTTTTACTTCTATACCCCCGTTTTCCAAAAAGTTTTTGGTCTTTTGAAAAGACTCTGGCTTTATTAGACCGTAAAGCAATGCTACCGCCTTTAGGCTTAGTGACTGTAGCGGCGATTTTACCCCAGGAATGGAATTTCAAGCTAGTAGATCGTAATGTCCGCGTCTGTACAGAGGCAGAATGGGCTTGGGCAGATTTGGTTATTATGTCGGCGATGATTGTGCAAAAAGAGGATTTGCTCTCTCAAATATTGGAAGCAAAGCAGAGAGGTAAACAAGTCGCTGTGGGTGGGCCCTTCCCGACGGCGCTACCAAATGAAATGACATCTGCCGGAGCAGACTACTTGATATTAGACGAAGGGGAAATCACCCTACCTTTATTTGTAGCAGCGATCGCACGGGGCGATCGCACAGGTATCTTTCGCTCTGGCGGTGAAAAACCAGATGTCACCAATACTCCAACTCCTCGCTTTGACTTGCTAGAGTTTGAAGCATACGCGGAGATGTCAGTGCAATTTTCGCGTGGATGTCCCTTTCAGTGTGAATTCTGCGACATTATTGTGTTGTATGGTCGCAAACCCCGCACTAAAAACCCAGGACAAATATTAGCAGAACTTGATTACCTCTATCAACTGGGTTGGCGGCGCAGTATTTTTATGGTGGATGACAACTTCATCGGTAATAAGCGGAATGTCAAATTATTTTTGAAGTCCCTTTTGCCGTGGATGGTAGAACATAACTATCCCTTTTCCTTTGCCACAGAGGCTTCAGTTGATTTAGCCCAAGATCAAGAACTGATGGACTTGATGGTAGCGTGTAATTTTGGAGCAGTTTTTCTGGGAATTGAAACCCCCGACGAAGAAAGTCTCACTTTCACTCAGAAATACCAGAATACGCGAGACTCACTCAGTGAGGCGGTGAATAAGATTACCCGCTCAGGGCTGCGAGTCATGGCAGGTTTTATTATTGGGTTTGATGGCGAAAAGGCAGGTGCAGGCGCACGAATTGTCAAATTTGTCGAGCAGACAGCAATTCCCACAGCCTTGTTTAGTATGTTGCAAGCACTTCCAGATACAGCCCTCTGGCATAGATTAGAAAAGGAAGGACGACTCCGCAATAAATCTGCAAACATCAACCAAACCACGTTGATGAATTTTGTCCCAACTCGACCGTTAGAAGACATCGCTCGTGAATATGTGCAGGCTTTCTGTGATTTGTATGAGCCAGAACGGTTTTTAGAGCGTACATATAAACACTTCCGTCTTTTGGGCGAAGCAACCTACCCAAAAAAGGGCAAAGGTGCCAAAAAACCATTGAACTGGAAAGTACTCCGAGCGTTGCTGGTGATTTGTTGGCGTCAAGGTCTACTTCGTCAGACGCGCTGGCAATTCTGGCGCAACTTGTGGAACATGTATCAGCATAATCGAGGTGGGGTGAGTAGCTATTTAGCTGTTTGTGCCCAAATTGAGCATTTCTTGGAATATCGCCAAATTGTTCGGGATGAAATTGAGGCTCAAGTAGCTGAATTTCTGGAAGCAGAAGCTAGGGTAAAACCGGAAGCAGAAGTGATGGAAGTGTTAGGAAGCGTCAAAAAATAA
- a CDS encoding PIN domain-containing protein, with the protein MQRVEVVNLVASDAVLIKKIIEIRQQYRLKLPDTIIAAMAIQNSASLVTADQEFAKVTILTVIKW; encoded by the coding sequence TTGCAACGAGTTGAGGTTGTCAATTTAGTGGCGAGTGATGCTGTTTTGATTAAGAAAATCATTGAAATTCGCCAGCAATATCGGTTGAAACTACCAGATACAATTATTGCAGCAATGGCGATCCAAAATTCAGCAAGTTTGGTGACTGCCGATCAAGAGTTTGCGAAGGTAACAATTTTAACAGTAATTAAGTGGTAG
- a CDS encoding FdhF/YdeP family oxidoreductase, which yields MDNFPQTNSSYPVGGGLPVIQYWAEKTLSPQGLQLWQTLNHKSACLSCAWGTGGQKGGFVNEAGEYLQRCAKSVEAIAAELQPGIKQDFFSENSISELQKLTSQECDRLGRLSYPLILRSGSSYYQRISWEEVYDIATQAFNLPPARIASYSSGRSSNEAAYLLQLFVRSLGSNNLADCSDLCHAPSTVGLKKVFGSGTSMVSLESLEHSDCIVLIGSNAPANHPRLMNELIKLRERSGKIIIINPQIEIGLVKFASPAFPIKSLLTGGSDISSLYLQPTPGSDVALFVGLQKSLIEQNLIKTEYLKSYAHDWQKVLDYANNTSWDDITKTCGLSQEEITATAYIIGKSARVVFAWAMGITQHANGVDNVFSIANTALITGNAGKIGAGTMPIRGHSNVQGFGSMGVTTNLREEIKQALSELLGKPLNETPGYHTRDLITAAELGKIDTLFCLGGNLYAANPDLQQAKQALSQIETIFYVSTKPNLGHFHGLAKKQTLILPVFNRFENPHKTTTESGNNFVRLNNEGKSHLQPPDADLISEIELITEIAHRLHGKIPIDWRKLQDTVYVRKLIAKTIPGYKKIGTIDQEKQEFIIEGRIVDEPKFPTSDGKAQMFVTPLPQLSLPSKETFGVTQNQPGIVLILGTGRSYGQHNTVVYRNEDKYRGMPHRHCILMNSLDVKKAGFHEHQRIKVKGDRGELDNIEIICGAILEGVAFMFYPEANILFQAKIDPQSGTPAYKRVPICVYRSPL from the coding sequence ATGGATAACTTCCCTCAAACCAATTCTAGCTACCCTGTTGGGGGTGGTTTACCTGTGATTCAATATTGGGCAGAAAAAACTCTCTCACCACAAGGATTACAATTATGGCAAACTCTCAATCATAAAAGTGCGTGTTTATCCTGTGCTTGGGGTACGGGTGGACAAAAGGGGGGGTTTGTTAATGAAGCGGGAGAATATTTACAACGCTGTGCTAAAAGTGTAGAAGCGATCGCTGCGGAATTGCAACCAGGAATTAAACAAGATTTTTTCTCAGAAAATAGCATCAGTGAGTTACAAAAACTGACTTCTCAAGAATGCGATCGCTTGGGTAGATTAAGTTATCCTCTCATTCTCAGATCAGGTTCATCCTATTATCAACGTATAAGCTGGGAAGAAGTTTATGACATCGCTACACAAGCCTTTAATTTACCACCAGCACGAATTGCTAGTTATAGTTCTGGACGTTCATCTAATGAAGCTGCCTATTTACTACAATTATTCGTGCGATCGCTAGGTAGTAATAATTTAGCAGACTGTTCAGATTTGTGTCACGCACCCTCAACAGTGGGGTTAAAAAAAGTTTTCGGTTCAGGTACATCAATGGTCAGTTTAGAGAGCCTGGAACATAGTGATTGTATCGTTTTAATTGGTTCCAACGCACCTGCAAATCATCCCCGATTGATGAACGAATTGATAAAATTGCGGGAAAGAAGCGGTAAAATAATTATTATTAATCCTCAAATTGAAATAGGTTTAGTTAAATTTGCATCTCCTGCATTTCCCATCAAATCTTTACTCACAGGAGGTTCAGATATATCTTCTTTATATTTACAACCAACTCCTGGTAGTGATGTCGCATTATTTGTAGGTTTACAAAAATCTCTAATTGAACAGAACTTGATTAAAACAGAATATCTTAAATCTTATGCACACGATTGGCAAAAAGTTCTAGATTATGCTAATAATACATCGTGGGATGATATCACTAAGACCTGTGGTTTATCCCAAGAAGAAATCACAGCGACAGCTTATATAATTGGTAAATCAGCACGTGTAGTTTTTGCCTGGGCAATGGGGATCACTCAACATGCTAACGGTGTAGATAATGTTTTTAGTATTGCTAATACAGCATTAATTACAGGGAACGCTGGTAAAATCGGTGCTGGAACAATGCCTATTCGAGGACATTCCAATGTGCAAGGATTTGGTTCAATGGGTGTCACTACAAACTTGCGGGAAGAAATCAAACAAGCACTATCTGAACTATTAGGAAAACCTCTAAATGAAACTCCTGGTTATCATACCCGTGACTTAATAACAGCGGCAGAATTAGGAAAAATAGATACGCTATTTTGTTTAGGGGGAAATTTATATGCAGCTAATCCAGATTTACAGCAAGCAAAACAAGCATTATCGCAAATAGAAACCATTTTTTATGTATCTACTAAACCGAACTTAGGACACTTTCACGGATTAGCCAAAAAGCAAACTTTAATACTACCTGTCTTCAATCGCTTTGAAAATCCTCATAAAACAACAACTGAATCAGGTAATAACTTTGTACGGTTAAATAACGAAGGTAAAAGTCATTTACAACCACCTGATGCTGATCTAATTTCAGAAATAGAATTAATTACAGAAATTGCCCATCGGTTACATGGGAAAATACCAATAGACTGGCGTAAACTCCAAGATACAGTTTATGTAAGAAAATTAATTGCTAAAACTATTCCTGGCTATAAAAAAATTGGCACAATTGACCAAGAAAAACAGGAATTTATCATTGAAGGGCGGATTGTAGATGAACCTAAATTTCCTACATCTGATGGCAAAGCACAGATGTTTGTCACACCTTTACCACAATTATCGCTACCTTCTAAAGAAACATTTGGTGTGACACAAAATCAGCCAGGAATTGTGTTAATTTTAGGGACAGGACGCAGCTATGGTCAACATAATACTGTAGTTTATCGCAATGAAGATAAATATCGAGGAATGCCCCATCGTCACTGTATTTTAATGAATTCTCTAGATGTCAAAAAAGCGGGATTCCATGAACATCAGCGAATAAAAGTGAAAGGGGATAGGGGAGAATTAGACAATATTGAAATTATTTGTGGCGCAATCCTTGAAGGTGTAGCTTTTATGTTTTATCCTGAAGCTAATATTTTATTTCAAGCAAAAATTGATCCACAAAGTGGCACACCTGCTTATAAAAGAGTTCCGATTTGTGTTTATAGATCCCCGCTCTGA
- the mutL gene encoding DNA mismatch repair endonuclease MutL, which produces MASTIQALPTEVVYLITAGEVIDSLASVVRELAENSLDAGATRIVVSLWPQQWRIRVADNGCGMNLDDLQQAATAHSTSKIRSSADLWKINSLGFRGEALHSLTTLADLEILSRPVGGKLGWRIVYGDAGEVVEVEVTAIAPGTVVTVSNLFGNCSSRRQGLPIAAQQIKAVQAAIQQIAMCHPHVTWQIWQNDRQWFTICPAATTGQLLPQILPQVRQGDLQELKLEIPNPPNSPLPTPHSSLPTPHSALSTQHSTLNLVVGLPDRTHRHRPDWVRVAINGRMVKTPELEQTILSAFHRTLPRDRYPICFLHLAISPDQINWNRNPAKTEIYLNEIIYWQQQITQAINQALSISSSNLKEAVHTTRVSKLLKAAEAKGGYNFNSQNPNPSTDAINRVSPNSLKAVAQVSNTYIVAEHSGGMWLVEQHIAHERVLYEQLCDNWQLVPVEPSIILYQLSPAQVSQLQRIGLEIEPFGEQLWAVRNIPAPLQQRDDCAEAILELSWGGDLQTAQVAVACRSAIRNGTPMNQQEMQTLLDNWQRTRNPRTCPHGRPIYLSLEESALARFFRRNWVVGKSHGI; this is translated from the coding sequence ATGGCATCTACTATTCAAGCTCTACCAACAGAAGTCGTATATCTCATTACAGCTGGTGAGGTAATCGACTCTTTAGCTTCTGTGGTGCGGGAATTGGCAGAAAATTCCCTAGACGCAGGTGCAACGCGAATTGTGGTTTCTCTATGGCCGCAACAATGGCGAATTCGTGTTGCAGATAATGGTTGTGGAATGAATCTAGATGATTTGCAACAAGCAGCGACAGCCCACAGCACTAGTAAAATTCGCTCTAGTGCCGATTTGTGGAAAATTAACAGTTTAGGGTTTCGTGGTGAGGCGTTGCATAGTTTGACGACTCTGGCAGATTTGGAAATTTTGAGTCGTCCTGTGGGTGGAAAATTAGGATGGCGGATAGTTTACGGTGACGCCGGGGAAGTTGTGGAAGTTGAAGTAACAGCGATCGCACCTGGTACAGTGGTTACAGTTTCCAATCTTTTTGGTAATTGCTCATCTCGTCGTCAGGGATTACCCATAGCAGCACAGCAAATAAAAGCTGTGCAAGCCGCAATTCAACAAATTGCTATGTGTCATCCCCACGTCACCTGGCAGATTTGGCAAAATGACCGTCAATGGTTCACCATTTGTCCCGCCGCCACAACTGGGCAACTTCTACCGCAGATTTTACCCCAAGTGCGACAAGGTGACTTGCAAGAACTAAAACTCGAAATACCCAACCCTCCCAACTCGCCACTCCCAACTCCCCACTCCTCACTCCCCACTCCTCACTCAGCACTCAGCACTCAGCACTCAACACTAAATTTAGTGGTAGGATTACCCGATCGCACTCATCGTCATCGTCCAGATTGGGTACGTGTAGCCATCAACGGCAGGATGGTGAAGACACCAGAACTAGAGCAAACGATATTATCAGCATTTCACAGAACATTACCACGCGATCGCTATCCAATTTGTTTCTTACATCTTGCCATTTCTCCCGATCAAATTAACTGGAATCGCAATCCAGCAAAAACAGAAATTTACCTCAACGAAATCATTTATTGGCAACAGCAAATTACCCAAGCAATTAACCAAGCACTCAGCATCTCTTCTAGCAATCTTAAAGAAGCTGTTCACACAACACGAGTTAGTAAATTACTCAAAGCCGCAGAAGCCAAAGGTGGTTACAATTTCAATTCTCAAAATCCCAACCCTTCTACAGACGCGATTAATCGCGTCTCTCCTAACTCCTTAAAAGCTGTCGCTCAAGTTAGCAACACCTATATTGTGGCGGAACATTCAGGTGGTATGTGGTTAGTAGAACAGCATATTGCCCATGAGCGAGTTTTATATGAGCAATTGTGTGATAATTGGCAACTTGTTCCCGTTGAACCGTCAATCATTCTTTATCAATTATCACCAGCGCAAGTATCACAACTGCAACGCATCGGTTTAGAAATAGAACCCTTTGGCGAACAACTTTGGGCAGTTCGTAACATCCCCGCCCCTTTGCAGCAACGAGATGACTGTGCAGAAGCAATTTTAGAACTTAGTTGGGGAGGCGACTTACAAACAGCCCAAGTAGCCGTCGCCTGTCGCAGTGCCATTCGTAACGGTACACCAATGAATCAACAAGAAATGCAGACACTTTTAGATAATTGGCAACGCACTCGCAACCCCCGCACCTGTCCCCACGGACGCCCAATTTATCTATCCTTAGAAGAATCAGCTTTAGCTCGGTTTTTCCGGCGTAATTGGGTAGTTGGTAAAAGTCATGGAATTTGA
- a CDS encoding IS630 family transposase — MPAKNHLSQEQKERLLKTLKEHENPYVREKILILLLMNDGKTYQEISKFLDIAYPTVAYWAVHGDPDNLESFLDGRREGNFRKVTKEYEDLLLEIIEKEPLEYGYEFGRWTAARLATYLEKITGIKLSGSQVGRILERKKYVYLWAKYSLEDKQNPEMRKAFKEKLSEYLRITKEAPERLQVWFWDESGFSLRVIRRKNWGKKGTRKQITGQRRRGRVNIMGGLRYHDKKRMNFVIKKGNADVFYEQLQSLNNFLLQEWIEQGNRIETFNKCSAKIVIILDNASFHKRKDILVRIKAEMPNIILEFLPPYSPDYNLIELVWHSAKEYIAHRLFESVSQLEELLNKLLNEGGLIIKWERKIKNKGNAVY; from the coding sequence ATGCCAGCAAAAAATCATCTTTCCCAAGAGCAGAAGGAAAGGCTACTAAAAACGCTAAAAGAGCATGAAAATCCCTACGTAAGAGAAAAGATTCTGATTTTATTATTAATGAATGATGGAAAAACTTATCAAGAGATTAGTAAGTTTTTAGATATTGCATATCCAACAGTAGCATATTGGGCAGTTCACGGCGATCCAGATAACCTAGAAAGTTTTTTAGATGGAAGAAGAGAAGGGAACTTCCGCAAAGTTACCAAAGAATATGAGGATTTATTATTAGAAATAATTGAAAAAGAGCCACTAGAGTATGGGTATGAATTTGGTCGTTGGACAGCAGCAAGACTAGCTACATACCTCGAAAAGATAACAGGAATTAAGTTAAGTGGTTCACAAGTTGGGAGAATATTAGAGCGAAAAAAGTACGTTTACCTTTGGGCAAAATACAGCCTAGAGGACAAACAGAATCCTGAAATGCGTAAGGCATTTAAAGAAAAATTGTCAGAATACTTAAGAATAACAAAGGAAGCCCCAGAGCGTTTACAGGTATGGTTTTGGGATGAGAGTGGATTTAGTTTAAGAGTGATAAGAAGAAAAAACTGGGGTAAGAAAGGTACAAGGAAACAAATCACAGGTCAAAGAAGAAGAGGAAGAGTAAATATTATGGGAGGGTTACGTTATCACGACAAGAAGAGAATGAATTTTGTGATTAAAAAAGGAAATGCCGATGTATTTTATGAGCAGCTTCAATCTTTGAATAATTTTCTATTGCAAGAATGGATAGAGCAAGGAAATAGAATTGAGACTTTCAATAAATGTTCTGCGAAAATAGTGATTATCTTAGATAATGCCAGCTTCCATAAAAGAAAAGATATTTTAGTTCGTATCAAGGCAGAAATGCCAAATATTATCCTGGAATTTCTACCACCTTATAGTCCAGATTATAATTTGATTGAATTGGTTTGGCATTCAGCAAAAGAATATATAGCTCATAGATTGTTCGAGTCAGTATCACAGCTAGAAGAGTTGTTAAATAAATTGTTAAATGAAGGAGGTCTTATTATTAAATGGGAACGCAAAATTAAAAATAAAGGTAATGCTGTTTATTAA
- a CDS encoding adenosine deaminase: protein MALYAELHRHLGGSVVPRVLWRYFERHSSELISRFADYSDFEDFYTRPRNTLDEYLELHTLVESVQTVDTLPYFIYRLVRGAYIFENLAYLELRYTPYLRTPEHLNQSERIDKMTEIVQVVGLASHQPEHPIVTSQILCMHTRLPYEVNKAIVDLAAQNKQYVCAVDVAGGDSYYADRLEEWISLYDYARSLGVNTTGHLYETTAGCYPELLPYLMRIGHGIQIPLLYPELLNDVAKRGQCLEVCPTTYLKTGTLQDIRQLKLVFDRCFDAGVDIAICTDNAGLHNVRLPFEYENLLTYDIISFEQLQACQDAAFRHAFAWPYSQRPASLLNGLLKPEPPKVLAMRDTN, encoded by the coding sequence ATGGCTTTATATGCTGAATTACATAGACATCTGGGCGGCTCCGTCGTACCACGAGTTTTATGGCGATATTTCGAGCGACATTCTTCAGAGTTGATTTCCCGCTTTGCTGACTATTCAGACTTTGAAGATTTTTATACTCGCCCACGCAACACCTTGGATGAGTATCTAGAATTACACACCTTGGTAGAAAGTGTGCAAACTGTGGATACTTTGCCTTACTTTATCTATCGCTTGGTGCGGGGTGCTTACATTTTTGAAAATTTGGCTTATTTGGAACTGCGTTACACTCCCTATCTACGAACACCTGAGCATCTGAATCAATCCGAAAGAATTGACAAGATGACAGAGATTGTGCAGGTAGTAGGACTTGCCAGCCACCAGCCAGAACATCCGATTGTTACTAGCCAAATTCTCTGTATGCACACACGTCTACCTTATGAGGTGAACAAGGCGATTGTTGATTTAGCGGCGCAAAATAAACAGTATGTTTGTGCAGTAGATGTAGCGGGGGGTGATAGCTATTACGCCGATCGCTTAGAAGAATGGATTAGCTTATACGATTATGCGCGATCGCTGGGTGTTAACACAACGGGACATCTATATGAAACCACCGCAGGTTGTTATCCAGAACTATTACCCTATTTAATGCGAATTGGTCACGGCATCCAAATTCCCCTACTGTATCCAGAGTTACTTAATGATGTGGCTAAACGCGGGCAATGTTTAGAGGTTTGTCCGACAACTTACCTGAAAACAGGTACTTTGCAGGATATACGTCAACTCAAATTAGTTTTTGACCGTTGTTTTGATGCTGGGGTTGATATAGCTATTTGTACTGATAATGCTGGATTGCACAATGTGCGTCTACCGTTTGAGTACGAAAATCTCTTGACTTACGACATTATTAGTTTTGAACAACTACAAGCTTGTCAAGATGCAGCTTTCCGTCATGCTTTTGCTTGGCCCTACAGTCAACGTCCCGCATCCCTGTTGAACGGTTTACTGAAACCTGAACCACCTAAAGTTTTGGCTATGAGAGATACTAATTAA